Proteins encoded by one window of Salmonirosea aquatica:
- the tsf gene encoding translation elongation factor Ts gives MAITAQDVNKLRQMTGAGMMDCKKALTEADGDFDKAVDVLRKQGQKVAAKRADNATSEGTVLVQISENGKNGKLIALACETEPVSNVEDFKNLAQAILDTAVATDAADKETLLATTAEDGRPLSEHIVDLVGKLGEKLDVVAYENISAEEVVSYIHSNGKLGVLVGFEGVNGTDVTDLGKDVAMQIAAMKPVALDKDGVDAATIEREIEVGKDQARAEGKPEAMLEKIAMGKLNKFYRDNTLLNQDFVKDSSLTIRQLLEKTAKGLTVKDFKRVAIGA, from the coding sequence AGCCGATGGCGATTTTGACAAAGCAGTAGATGTTCTGCGTAAGCAGGGACAAAAAGTAGCCGCCAAACGGGCCGACAATGCTACTTCGGAAGGTACGGTATTAGTACAAATCAGCGAGAACGGAAAGAATGGTAAACTAATAGCACTGGCTTGCGAAACCGAGCCGGTTTCTAACGTAGAAGATTTCAAAAACCTGGCTCAGGCTATTCTGGATACAGCCGTAGCTACCGATGCCGCTGATAAAGAAACACTTCTGGCCACAACGGCGGAAGATGGTCGCCCGTTGAGTGAGCACATCGTGGACCTGGTGGGTAAATTGGGTGAGAAACTCGATGTTGTGGCCTACGAAAACATATCGGCTGAGGAAGTGGTGTCTTACATTCATTCCAACGGTAAGTTGGGAGTACTGGTAGGTTTCGAGGGTGTTAACGGTACTGACGTAACCGATTTAGGCAAGGATGTGGCCATGCAGATTGCGGCTATGAAACCTGTGGCCCTGGACAAGGACGGCGTAGATGCTGCTACCATCGAACGTGAAATCGAGGTAGGTAAGGATCAGGCTCGCGCCGAAGGCAAGCCTGAGGCCATGCTGGAGAAAATCGCCATGGGCAAACTCAACAAGTTCTATCGTGACAATACGCTCCTGAATCAAGACTTCGTAAAGGATTCTTCTTTGACTATCCGCCAGCTCTTGGAAAAAACCGCCAAAGGACTTACAGTGAAAGATTTCAAGCGCGTTGCGATTGGCGCCTAA
- a CDS encoding RNA polymerase sigma factor gives MDVLTFQDKAIDVYSDEELVHRFIITQRNLFFEELYRRYADKVYRKCLSFVKDSARAEDFTHDIFLKLILKLGTYKEDARFSTWLYSITYNYCMDQLRINKKRSEVYAEEELEIPDDTNLDMAFEEPDVEIRRLNEALNYLHTEEKGILMMKYQDDLSIREIAQAFRITESAVKMRLLRSREKLRTRYLETIVFWGLLFAKLLELLRYTK, from the coding sequence ATGGACGTCCTAACATTCCAGGATAAAGCAATTGACGTATATAGTGACGAGGAACTCGTTCATCGATTCATCATTACCCAACGCAATTTGTTTTTTGAAGAACTGTACCGACGGTATGCCGATAAGGTATACCGAAAGTGCCTGTCGTTTGTGAAGGATTCTGCCCGGGCAGAGGATTTCACCCATGATATCTTCCTGAAATTGATTCTCAAGCTAGGTACCTATAAGGAAGATGCCCGATTCTCAACCTGGCTGTATTCTATTACCTACAATTATTGTATGGATCAATTGCGGATCAACAAAAAACGTAGCGAGGTATACGCTGAGGAGGAACTGGAAATTCCGGACGATACGAATCTGGATATGGCCTTTGAGGAGCCTGATGTGGAGATACGGCGGTTGAATGAAGCCCTTAACTACCTGCATACCGAAGAAAAAGGAATTCTGATGATGAAATACCAAGATGACCTCAGTATCCGGGAGATTGCACAGGCTTTCCGCATTACAGAAAGCGCGGTCAAGATGCGCCTGCTGCGATCGCGGGAAAAACTCAGGACCAGGTACCTGGAAACCATCGTGTTCTGGGGCTTGCTGTTCGCCAAGCTACTGGAATTGTTACGATACACTAAATAG
- a CDS encoding mechanosensitive ion channel family protein has product MQTIPNITQILINTFNTLINQFIDFVPRLMGCLVILIVGYLVAKGVSVLVGNILGRVGFDRIGEKLNEISIIKQLKTEIKLSEITAKVLYYFILLVFLTAATETLGVDAITSMVLSIVNFIPQLIAAAIMLQVGIMLADVIKNTVTGLCKSFNIPSAKLIGNLVFVFFLIITFISALGQIGIETTLLISSFNLILGGIVAAFALGYGIASRDVLANMISAMYSRKKYKVGQTVKLDDVKGIITQLDNVSVTIQSAEATIVLPLQLFQSRKVEIFNETIPQ; this is encoded by the coding sequence ATGCAAACAATTCCTAACATTACTCAAATACTCATCAATACGTTCAACACGCTTATCAATCAATTCATTGATTTCGTGCCTCGTTTGATGGGCTGTCTTGTCATCCTCATCGTGGGGTACCTAGTAGCCAAGGGCGTATCGGTGTTAGTCGGCAATATACTGGGTCGGGTAGGTTTCGACCGGATTGGTGAGAAATTGAACGAAATCAGCATCATCAAGCAACTAAAGACAGAAATCAAACTCAGCGAGATCACCGCCAAAGTACTGTACTACTTCATACTGCTGGTGTTCTTGACGGCAGCGACCGAAACCCTGGGTGTAGATGCCATCACGAGCATGGTATTGTCCATCGTTAATTTTATTCCGCAGCTGATTGCCGCCGCCATTATGTTACAGGTAGGTATCATGCTGGCCGATGTTATCAAAAATACCGTCACGGGACTATGCAAATCGTTCAATATACCTTCGGCCAAGCTCATCGGCAACCTCGTATTCGTGTTTTTTCTTATCATTACCTTCATCAGCGCTCTGGGCCAGATCGGCATCGAAACCACTTTGCTAATCTCCAGCTTCAACCTCATTCTTGGCGGCATCGTAGCGGCTTTCGCTTTGGGCTATGGCATTGCTTCGCGCGATGTGCTGGCCAATATGATTTCGGCGATGTACAGCCGTAAAAAGTACAAGGTAGGCCAGACCGTAAAACTGGATGACGTCAAGGGAATCATTACCCAACTGGACAATGTGTCCGTGACGATTCAGAGCGCCGAGGCTACTATTGTGTTGCCTTTACAGCTTTTCCAGTCCAGGAAAGTGGAGATTTTTAACGAAACCATCCCTCAATAA
- a CDS encoding DUF3078 domain-containing protein has translation MKWSYIFLVITAILNSFPAFSQDEILIDSVRNELAVDTSWKKKVEFGANLNQGSFSSNWTGGAVNSIAVGVHLNAVLTYEKDRNSWRNDFQGQYGIVRNKGQESRKSVDRLFFDTKYGRELTEHWSMIASLNFLSQFAPGYDYDELPTGELVRRKVSGLFSPAYLTEAVGIEYQPADYFFLTFSPGAIRQTIVSDLNLYKTFPKNYGVPIGQRVRTEVALMQLIANFDKKIAKNLNLKFRYQLFANYKDLGAVDHRLDASFTAKINKYWNVNLGAILIYDQDQSLDVQLAQSLSIGFLYTF, from the coding sequence ATGAAATGGAGTTATATTTTCCTTGTCATAACCGCCATTCTGAATTCATTTCCCGCTTTTTCCCAAGACGAGATACTCATTGATTCCGTACGCAACGAACTCGCCGTGGATACTTCCTGGAAGAAAAAAGTGGAATTCGGTGCTAATTTGAATCAGGGCAGTTTTAGTTCCAATTGGACAGGGGGAGCCGTCAATTCCATCGCGGTAGGAGTTCATTTGAACGCAGTTCTAACGTACGAAAAGGACCGCAACAGCTGGCGTAACGATTTTCAGGGTCAATACGGCATCGTGCGCAACAAGGGTCAGGAAAGTCGTAAAAGTGTGGACCGGCTGTTTTTCGATACCAAATACGGTCGCGAACTTACCGAGCATTGGAGCATGATCGCCAGCCTGAATTTCCTATCGCAGTTTGCGCCCGGCTATGATTACGACGAATTACCCACCGGCGAATTAGTAAGAAGGAAAGTATCAGGCCTTTTCTCACCGGCCTACCTGACCGAAGCCGTGGGTATCGAGTACCAGCCAGCGGATTACTTTTTCCTGACATTTTCACCCGGTGCAATCCGGCAGACCATCGTATCTGATCTGAATCTTTACAAGACCTTTCCCAAAAATTACGGGGTACCTATCGGTCAGCGCGTGCGCACCGAGGTAGCTCTGATGCAACTCATAGCTAATTTTGATAAAAAAATCGCCAAGAATCTAAACCTTAAATTCCGCTATCAGTTGTTTGCTAATTATAAGGATTTAGGAGCGGTGGATCATCGCCTGGACGCAAGTTTCACGGCCAAAATCAATAAATATTGGAATGTCAACTTGGGCGCAATCCTGATTTATGATCAGGATCAGAGTCTGGACGTCCAGCTTGCCCAGTCGCTTTCAATCGGTTTTCTCTACACTTTCTGA
- the mscL gene encoding large conductance mechanosensitive channel protein MscL → MLNEFKIFVAKGNVLDLAVGVIIGAAFGKITTSLVEDILNPILGLVIGGVNFENLKVVLKEAVGEEPEVAIMYGNFIQTIIQFLLVALVIFFIVRFANRIKASESVEVTK, encoded by the coding sequence ATGCTGAATGAATTCAAAATTTTCGTGGCCAAGGGAAACGTCCTCGATTTGGCGGTCGGTGTGATTATTGGCGCGGCGTTCGGGAAAATCACTACTTCGCTGGTGGAGGATATCCTGAATCCAATTCTGGGCCTGGTCATAGGCGGGGTCAATTTCGAAAATCTGAAAGTTGTATTAAAAGAAGCGGTAGGCGAAGAACCCGAGGTGGCGATTATGTATGGCAATTTCATTCAGACTATCATACAGTTCTTGCTGGTTGCGCTGGTAATCTTCTTTATCGTACGTTTTGCCAACCGCATCAAAGCCTCAGAAAGCGTAGAAGTGACGAAATAG
- the murD gene encoding UDP-N-acetylmuramoyl-L-alanine--D-glutamate ligase, translating to MTPSYTAKKLVILGGGESGAGAALLGKARGYDVFLSDHNLLQPTYRDLLAKENIAFEEGGHTAERILLADEVVKSPGIPDKVPLIQELYRRKIPVLSEIEFAARYTRARMIAITGSNGKTTTTLLIYHLLKEADLSVGLAGNVGNSFARQVLEDPKEYYVLEISSFQLDNMYDFHAHVAVLLNITPDHLDRYDYDFQKYVASKFRITQNQTPDDDFIYFAESEALTAELSRRTLSARQWPISLQGTLPQGGFLENGILMARRHGREFTDAMSELPLQGPHNAINVLAAVLTAQAVGLTDAQIHAGLRSFVNAPHRLELVATLDGVAYVNDSKATNVDSVFYALGSFQEPIILIMGGVDKGNDYDQIAPLVREKVKGMIALGKDNTKLTTYFGEMVPEFYATQSLHDALQKARSWAGPGEVVLLSPACASFDLFKSYVDRGDQFRNEVLNLANN from the coding sequence ATGACACCGTCGTACACCGCTAAAAAACTTGTGATTCTGGGAGGGGGGGAGAGTGGCGCGGGGGCCGCACTTTTGGGCAAGGCGCGAGGCTATGATGTCTTCTTATCCGATCACAATCTTCTACAGCCTACCTACCGCGACTTACTGGCAAAAGAAAATATAGCCTTTGAAGAGGGGGGTCATACCGCTGAACGCATTCTGTTGGCCGATGAAGTAGTCAAAAGTCCTGGTATTCCTGACAAGGTACCCCTGATCCAAGAATTGTATCGCCGGAAAATTCCGGTTTTATCCGAGATCGAATTCGCGGCGCGCTACACCCGGGCCCGGATGATCGCCATTACAGGCAGCAACGGCAAGACCACCACCACCCTGCTGATTTACCATCTTCTGAAGGAAGCCGACTTATCGGTCGGGCTGGCCGGAAACGTGGGGAACAGTTTTGCCCGGCAGGTTTTGGAAGATCCCAAAGAATATTATGTATTGGAAATCAGCAGCTTCCAGCTGGACAATATGTATGATTTTCACGCCCATGTGGCCGTATTGCTCAACATTACGCCCGATCATCTGGACCGCTATGACTATGATTTCCAGAAGTACGTGGCCTCCAAATTCAGAATTACGCAGAATCAAACGCCGGACGACGATTTCATCTACTTTGCCGAAAGCGAAGCGCTGACTGCTGAATTATCCCGACGTACCCTCTCCGCCCGTCAGTGGCCCATCTCCCTGCAAGGTACCCTACCGCAGGGCGGTTTTCTGGAAAATGGTATCCTGATGGCACGGAGGCATGGCCGTGAATTCACCGACGCCATGAGCGAGCTACCTTTGCAAGGTCCACACAATGCAATCAACGTTCTGGCTGCGGTACTCACCGCTCAGGCCGTCGGCCTCACCGACGCACAGATCCACGCCGGCTTACGGTCGTTTGTGAATGCACCGCATCGGCTTGAATTGGTAGCTACCCTGGACGGCGTGGCGTACGTAAACGATTCCAAAGCCACGAATGTCGATTCGGTTTTCTATGCGCTAGGTAGCTTCCAAGAGCCCATTATTCTTATTATGGGAGGCGTGGACAAAGGCAACGATTATGACCAGATTGCTCCCCTGGTGCGCGAAAAAGTAAAAGGAATGATCGCGTTAGGAAAAGATAATACCAAGCTGACAACGTATTTCGGAGAAATGGTGCCGGAATTTTACGCCACTCAGAGTTTACACGACGCCTTGCAAAAGGCCCGCTCCTGGGCGGGGCCGGGCGAAGTGGTGCTATTGTCGCCCGCCTGCGCCAGTTTTGACCTGTTCAAAAGCTACGTGGACCGTGGTGACCAGTTCAGGAATGAAGTACTAAATCTGGCAAATAACTGA
- a CDS encoding FtsW/RodA/SpoVE family cell cycle protein, whose translation METILNFGEDIQAWFARNLKGDPVLWGVAVFLLGSGVLVVYSASVMESYLEYNGDTEYLLYKQIQAAVMAFLVMYVVHRMPYTKFVVFSRLGVWVSVILLLFTFFKGVSVNDAARWVEIPLIKQRFQPSELAKVALIAHLALVLARRFKTSYSMESMAEPIFMIGMVCALIFRSNISTAALLGATCFMMMYVGRVPVRYLLSTLAIFLIASGFLVVLKLGQRGSTAESRIEQFMDKDKVAYQASHSFIAMARGGLFGEGVAKSRQRRILPHSNSDFVFAIVVEEYGTIGAILMIGAFLLLLYRGMRAIEKPKRPYGGLLSAGLTFSIVFQAFATMAVTVGLLPVTGQTLPFVSKGGTSMLFTGLAMGIILSVSRGELEEKTI comes from the coding sequence ATGGAAACAATACTGAATTTCGGAGAAGATATCCAGGCCTGGTTTGCCCGCAATCTCAAGGGCGATCCGGTTTTATGGGGTGTCGCCGTTTTTTTGCTGGGGAGCGGGGTGTTGGTCGTATACAGCGCCAGCGTGATGGAGTCGTACCTTGAGTACAACGGCGATACGGAGTACCTGCTGTACAAGCAGATTCAGGCAGCCGTCATGGCTTTTCTGGTGATGTACGTGGTACACCGGATGCCTTATACCAAATTCGTGGTTTTCTCTCGGCTGGGAGTATGGGTGTCGGTCATTCTGCTACTGTTTACTTTCTTCAAGGGCGTCAGCGTCAACGACGCCGCACGGTGGGTCGAAATTCCTCTCATCAAGCAGCGCTTCCAGCCCTCCGAGTTGGCCAAGGTAGCTTTAATCGCTCATCTGGCCCTGGTACTGGCCCGGCGTTTCAAGACCAGCTATAGCATGGAATCCATGGCCGAACCCATTTTCATGATCGGGATGGTGTGTGCCTTGATCTTTCGTTCCAATATATCTACCGCTGCGTTGCTGGGAGCTACCTGCTTTATGATGATGTACGTAGGTAGGGTACCTGTGCGGTACCTATTGTCGACCCTGGCCATCTTCCTCATTGCATCCGGTTTTTTGGTGGTCCTCAAATTGGGGCAACGGGGTAGTACTGCCGAGAGCAGGATCGAACAATTTATGGATAAAGACAAAGTGGCCTACCAGGCTTCCCATTCGTTTATTGCCATGGCACGCGGGGGGCTGTTTGGAGAAGGGGTGGCCAAAAGCCGCCAGCGCCGCATTCTGCCCCACAGCAATAGCGACTTTGTCTTTGCCATCGTAGTAGAAGAATATGGTACCATCGGCGCTATTCTGATGATCGGCGCTTTTCTACTCTTGCTCTACCGGGGAATGCGGGCCATCGAAAAGCCCAAGCGACCATACGGTGGCCTGCTGTCGGCGGGTCTGACATTCAGTATTGTATTTCAGGCTTTCGCCACCATGGCTGTTACGGTAGGCCTCTTGCCCGTTACGGGCCAGACCTTGCCTTTTGTCAGCAAGGGAGGTACCTCCATGCTCTTTACCGGGCTGGCCATGGGTATTATCCTCAGTGTAAGCCGGGGCGAACTGGAAGAAAAAACCATTTAG
- the murG gene encoding undecaprenyldiphospho-muramoylpentapeptide beta-N-acetylglucosaminyltransferase yields the protein MSKRIIISGGGTGGHIYPAIAIANALKMEDPSIDILFVGAEGKMEMEKVPKAGYHIVGLPIVGIKREVSLDNAAFPLKLTRSLLKARTVLRSFRPDVAVGVGGFASGPLLMVASLLRIPILIQEQNSYAGITNKLLARRAKTICVAYPGMESFFAKRKIKLLGNPVRSDIIGSSSKRLEALAHFGFANHRKTLFIMGGSLGARSINESIREGLKALNDSGYQIIWQTGKAYIQTAREAIAQVGSERTKAFDFLYQMDLAYAAADVVISRAGALSVSELCLAAKPAILVPYPAASEDHQTKNAMSLIRQNAALLVTDAYAHRDLIETAIRLLEDPGKQKELKTNIAKLARPDAATEIAHEVMKLID from the coding sequence ATGTCAAAGCGCATTATTATTAGTGGTGGAGGGACGGGAGGGCATATTTACCCGGCCATAGCTATCGCGAATGCGCTGAAAATGGAGGACCCCTCGATCGACATACTCTTTGTGGGGGCCGAGGGGAAAATGGAAATGGAAAAAGTGCCCAAAGCAGGGTACCACATTGTGGGCCTTCCCATTGTGGGCATCAAAAGAGAAGTATCGCTCGACAATGCCGCCTTTCCATTGAAGTTGACGCGCAGCTTATTAAAGGCGCGGACGGTACTGAGGAGCTTCCGACCCGACGTAGCCGTGGGTGTAGGCGGGTTCGCCAGCGGTCCCTTATTAATGGTAGCATCGCTACTGAGAATTCCTATTTTGATTCAGGAGCAAAACTCCTACGCGGGAATCACCAACAAGCTCCTGGCGCGCCGGGCCAAAACCATTTGTGTGGCGTATCCCGGCATGGAAAGCTTTTTTGCCAAAAGAAAAATCAAACTTCTGGGAAATCCTGTCCGCAGCGACATCATCGGCAGCAGTAGCAAACGCCTCGAGGCACTCGCTCATTTTGGCTTTGCCAATCACCGCAAAACACTCTTCATTATGGGAGGAAGTCTGGGAGCACGTAGCATAAATGAGAGCATCCGGGAAGGCCTGAAGGCACTCAATGATTCGGGATATCAGATAATATGGCAAACCGGTAAGGCTTATATCCAAACTGCCCGCGAAGCCATTGCCCAGGTAGGGAGCGAACGAACCAAAGCCTTCGACTTCCTTTACCAGATGGACTTGGCCTATGCCGCCGCCGATGTGGTAATCTCACGAGCAGGCGCATTGTCGGTTTCGGAACTGTGCCTGGCTGCCAAACCCGCCATTCTGGTACCTTACCCGGCCGCTTCCGAAGACCACCAGACGAAGAACGCCATGAGCCTGATTCGACAGAACGCTGCGCTGTTGGTAACGGATGCCTACGCGCACCGGGATTTGATCGAAACGGCCATCCGGCTCCTCGAAGACCCCGGCAAACAGAAAGAACTGAAAACCAATATCGCGAAATTGGCGCGGCCCGACGCGGCCACCGAAATCGCCCACGAAGTAATGAAACTAATCGATTGA
- the murC gene encoding UDP-N-acetylmuramate--L-alanine ligase, protein MTLSPDGKLSWKHVYFVGIGGIGMSALARWFNVNGFAVAGYDRTPTTLTETLEQEGIDVCFDDAVDQVPAPFLANPEGTLIVYTPAIPAGHRQMEYFREHGFEVYKRSQVLGWITRTLRTVGVAGTHGKTTTSSMVAHLLRSAGINCTAFLGGITQNYGTNFLLNEPTDRPEEIVCVVEADEFDRSFLTLYPDWAIVTSTDADHLDIYGQHDVLLDSFRAFVGQIKPGGVLFMRKGLELMHSTTAEVRDYSLDAGNYRSANLRIEQARFVFDIVHPQGTIEEIRMTVPGYHNVENAVAASAVALQLGVSPEHIRSGLGSYRGVKRRFEYWIETGEKILIDDYAHHPAEIEAFLKSVRALYPGRHITAVFQPHLFSRTRDFADEFAVSLSLADRLLLLDIYPARELPMAGVTSEMLLNKVTIQDKVLLSKEDLLYELKTLPTDVVVTLGAGDIDKLVGEIRAIL, encoded by the coding sequence ATGACTCTTTCGCCCGACGGAAAATTATCCTGGAAGCACGTCTATTTCGTGGGCATCGGGGGCATTGGTATGAGTGCCCTGGCGCGCTGGTTCAACGTGAACGGATTCGCAGTAGCAGGTTACGACCGTACGCCCACCACGCTGACCGAAACTCTCGAACAGGAGGGCATCGATGTGTGTTTCGATGATGCGGTAGACCAGGTACCTGCACCATTCCTAGCCAATCCTGAAGGTACCCTGATCGTATACACCCCGGCCATTCCTGCCGGACACCGGCAAATGGAATATTTCCGGGAACACGGTTTCGAAGTATACAAACGCTCGCAGGTGCTGGGCTGGATCACCCGTACCCTACGCACGGTGGGTGTAGCGGGCACGCATGGCAAAACCACCACTTCCTCCATGGTGGCTCACCTGTTACGGTCGGCGGGCATCAACTGTACGGCTTTCCTGGGGGGCATCACCCAGAACTACGGGACAAATTTTTTATTGAACGAACCTACCGATCGCCCCGAAGAAATCGTTTGTGTGGTAGAAGCCGACGAATTCGATCGGTCTTTCCTTACCCTTTATCCCGATTGGGCCATTGTTACCTCAACCGACGCCGATCACCTCGATATTTACGGCCAGCACGATGTCTTGCTCGATTCGTTCCGGGCTTTTGTGGGACAAATCAAACCCGGGGGTGTACTATTTATGCGAAAAGGACTGGAATTGATGCATAGTACTACGGCCGAAGTACGGGACTATTCGCTGGATGCAGGAAATTATCGAAGTGCAAATCTGCGCATTGAGCAAGCCAGGTTTGTCTTTGATATTGTTCATCCCCAGGGTACCATCGAAGAAATACGCATGACTGTACCGGGTTACCATAATGTAGAAAATGCGGTGGCCGCTTCGGCCGTAGCGCTACAACTGGGCGTTTCTCCCGAGCATATCCGGTCGGGCCTGGGCTCTTACCGGGGTGTAAAGCGCCGCTTTGAATATTGGATTGAGACTGGAGAAAAAATATTGATTGACGATTATGCCCATCATCCGGCCGAGATTGAAGCATTCCTGAAATCGGTAAGGGCCTTGTACCCCGGACGGCACATAACGGCTGTTTTCCAGCCCCATTTGTTCAGCCGCACCCGCGATTTTGCCGATGAGTTTGCCGTCAGCCTGAGTTTGGCAGATCGTCTGCTCCTGCTGGATATTTATCCCGCCCGCGAGTTGCCTATGGCGGGCGTTACTTCAGAAATGTTACTCAATAAAGTGACTATACAAGATAAAGTGTTACTTTCAAAAGAAGATTTGCTTTATGAGCTTAAAACACTTCCTACCGACGTGGTAGTAACCCTGGGTGCAGGAGATATAGACAAGCTGGTTGGGGAAATCAGGGCAATCCTGTGA
- a CDS encoding cell division protein FtsQ/DivIB, protein MLRKFDYSKKWLGKTLWLLVFLLGVGMAESRVSTQQCDNLLVNVDYDSGIRFINQSDVENLLTANGHEPLHGSKQKNIQLATLEKRIRINKLVRDCQVYHDLAGNLVVDIEQEKPVARWINSSQNEEWHKSSGFYINGDGDFIPLSDRYSARVLMVAGPFFQNRADLRTGSGEAVLDLIKYIQEDPFWQAQVIQMNVSKNGEIDMLTALGNQRIEFGKAEDIKTKLTKLRIFYQKVMASDWSRYSRISIKYHDQIVCE, encoded by the coding sequence ATGTTACGTAAATTTGACTATTCCAAAAAATGGCTCGGTAAAACCCTGTGGCTGCTGGTCTTTTTGCTGGGCGTGGGAATGGCTGAAAGTAGGGTAAGTACCCAACAGTGTGACAACCTGCTGGTGAATGTGGATTATGATTCGGGAATCCGTTTCATTAACCAGTCGGATGTGGAAAACCTCCTGACTGCCAATGGGCACGAGCCTTTGCATGGGAGTAAGCAGAAGAATATTCAGTTGGCTACCCTCGAGAAGCGGATCAGAATCAACAAGCTTGTGAGGGACTGTCAGGTATACCACGATCTGGCCGGTAATTTGGTCGTCGACATAGAGCAGGAAAAGCCAGTGGCCCGTTGGATCAATAGTTCGCAAAATGAGGAATGGCATAAGTCCAGTGGCTTTTATATCAATGGCGATGGTGACTTCATTCCCCTGTCCGACCGCTACTCGGCGCGGGTCTTAATGGTAGCCGGCCCTTTTTTTCAGAATCGGGCCGATCTGCGCACCGGGTCGGGAGAAGCAGTGCTGGATCTGATCAAGTACATACAAGAAGATCCATTCTGGCAGGCTCAGGTAATCCAGATGAACGTGTCAAAGAATGGGGAAATAGACATGCTAACCGCCCTGGGTAACCAGCGGATTGAATTCGGAAAAGCCGAAGATATTAAAACGAAGTTGACAAAACTTCGTATCTTTTACCAAAAAGTGATGGCTTCTGATTGGAGTCGTTACTCGCGCATAAGTATAAAATATCACGACCAGATTGTTTGTGAGTAA
- the ftsA gene encoding cell division protein FtsA — protein sequence MKKGTICVGLDIGSTKVAAVAVESQGNLYSDHDTVEIIGFSEVAVPSDAIVRGAVKNVKQVGMAIRSALSELTMRSDLEIGTVNVSFGGSHIQVASLSSSMVRPTSATSNEVTQEDVEHLIKDLYRAQTEPNNEVMHVIPGEFMVDSSRGVRVPVGRIGVRLGGDFLVVSTDKQVIDVTRKSLITADPTLEYDQLLLAPIAAGLAVLSEDEIQAGIALVDIGDHTTDIVIYQGGIIRHISSLPIAGHHITADLKAGCGIQLENAELLKKEFGEALSAHTALNIEILVNYLKGRPAKQVLKKNIALIIEERLKEIAALVYADILESGLADELIGGIVLTGGTANLPEIETLFSRVANDMPVRVGIPERLAHTPKADEVSNTSYATALGLAWAGIKKIDKRLNSICAPHTTHQKTTHKEQDDSTERTTDFFSNWNLRSRFFGTDRNDKEDKTGGGY from the coding sequence ATGAAAAAAGGCACCATTTGCGTAGGCCTTGATATAGGAAGCACTAAGGTAGCCGCTGTTGCCGTAGAAAGCCAGGGCAACCTCTACAGCGACCACGACACAGTAGAAATCATCGGATTTAGTGAGGTAGCCGTACCAAGCGATGCCATTGTGAGAGGAGCGGTAAAAAACGTAAAGCAGGTAGGGATGGCTATCCGTAGCGCCCTATCAGAGCTAACGATGCGCTCTGATCTGGAGATTGGAACAGTAAATGTAAGTTTTGGGGGAAGTCACATACAGGTAGCGTCCCTTAGCAGTTCGATGGTCCGCCCCACGTCGGCCACCAGCAACGAAGTAACGCAGGAAGATGTAGAGCATCTTATTAAAGATCTGTACCGTGCCCAAACGGAACCCAACAACGAAGTGATGCACGTTATCCCTGGTGAATTCATGGTAGACAGCAGCCGGGGTGTGCGAGTACCCGTCGGGCGTATCGGAGTACGTCTTGGAGGCGACTTCCTGGTGGTTTCTACGGATAAGCAAGTCATTGACGTTACTCGAAAGAGCTTGATTACGGCCGATCCTACACTCGAATACGATCAACTTCTGCTAGCTCCCATTGCGGCGGGACTAGCCGTACTGAGTGAAGATGAAATACAGGCCGGTATCGCCTTAGTCGATATTGGTGATCATACCACCGATATTGTCATTTACCAGGGAGGCATTATTCGCCATATCTCCTCTTTGCCCATTGCGGGTCACCACATTACGGCCGACCTGAAAGCCGGATGCGGGATTCAGCTTGAAAATGCCGAGCTTCTGAAAAAGGAGTTTGGCGAAGCCCTATCGGCGCATACGGCTCTGAACATTGAAATTCTGGTCAATTACCTCAAAGGACGGCCCGCCAAGCAGGTACTTAAAAAGAATATAGCCCTTATCATCGAGGAGCGCCTGAAGGAAATCGCTGCCCTGGTATATGCCGATATTCTTGAATCGGGCCTGGCCGACGAGCTTATTGGTGGCATCGTGCTTACAGGGGGCACGGCTAATCTGCCGGAAATAGAAACCTTGTTCAGCCGGGTGGCCAATGACATGCCTGTGCGGGTGGGAATTCCCGAACGTCTGGCTCATACGCCCAAAGCCGACGAGGTAAGCAACACCAGCTATGCCACCGCCTTGGGCCTGGCCTGGGCAGGCATCAAGAAAATTGACAAGCGCCTTAACTCGATTTGCGCGCCTCACACGACCCATCAAAAAACGACGCACAAAGAGCAAGACGACTCCACCGAGAGAACAACCGATTTCTTTTCAAATTGGAATTTGAGGAGCCGCTTCTTCGGTACGGACCGAAATGATAAAGAGGATAAGACCGGAGGAGGATACTGA